The sequence TTGAGGCGGTAGATACTGTCTATCTTATAATAAAGAGGGCCTGTGTTTTCAGTGACAACTACCCTGTCATGACCGGCTGTTATGGTGGAACCGGTGCCCGGTATGCCTATGTTGAGATGTACATTGCTGATGGGTCTTTGCAGAATGAGCAGGTAGTAATCATTAAAGGCAGCCTTAAGTATAATAGACTGGGTATCCAGCTTTTCCCAGGTGGGCTCCTTAAAGGTCACGATTCGATCTACCTTTTCCAGCTTATTATCAAAGTTGTATTTTTTAGGAACAGGAGGGAGGGTTGTAGCGCAAGATAAAGTCAGAAAAATGATAATTAATGGTACAAAGACAGAAAAAGCCTTTATCGCCCTTTCCATTTTTGCTCTCCTTTTCATTTATGGTGGTTTTATTGGGATATTTTATACGAATCAGGATAAATGTGAACATATTTTTTTATATCAAGAGTAAATCAATAGAGATGGTTAACTCCATGATTTTTCTTTTTATTGACTTGAAACGCAGTGCTACCTATACTTCACTATAAAAAATGTTTCTTATCAATAACCGGGGTGTTTCACACATTAACAGGTAATAACTTATGACCCTGCCTGTATTCAAACATGGGCTTAGCAGGGACTCTGCATTTGGGTTCTCATGCGGACGCTGCATGGGTTGCTGTCGTAATAAAAAGATACAGCTCAACCCCTATGAGATTGCCCGCATGGCGAGTCACCTTGGTATTTCGACAACAGAATTTATTGCTGACTATACTGCCAGGGGCACTGTCCTAAAAAACAGGGAGGATGGCACCTGCATATTCCTTAAGAAAAATGGTTGCAGCATACATCCTGACCGGCCCCTTGTATGCCGTCTTTACCCACTTGGCCGACATATAAGGTACCCGTGGGTTGAAAGCTTTTCACAGTTTGAGTCTGAGCCCGGATGCAAGGGGACATTCAATCAGGGTGGCACAATTGAAACATACCTTGAAGAGCAGGGGGCCTTTGACTTTATGCGGGCCGCAGACCTTTATCTGGAACTACTCTGCTTTTTACTTGAAACGCTTAAGGATAAGCCCTTTTCACCGGATCAATCCGATACCATACTCGAAACAGTGCAGAATATCACCCAGGGTAAAGCCGGTGAAAATGAACTGAAGTGGATAGATATGGATAGAACCATTGCCGATTATTGCAGACGATCCGGCCAGCCTGTGCCATCAACAATCGATGAAAAAATGGCAGTACATATTACCGCCGTCCGTAAGTGGGCGGCTTAACTTTATTGAGAATGTGCAGTAAAAAAGAAAGCATCATCATGAGATTTGGCGGAAAAGCCAATCCTGACAGCATTGTAAAAAGGTAAGTTATCACGCAAAGCCGCAAAGAACACAGAGATAA is a genomic window of Desulfatiglans sp. containing:
- a CDS encoding YkgJ family cysteine cluster protein, giving the protein MTLPVFKHGLSRDSAFGFSCGRCMGCCRNKKIQLNPYEIARMASHLGISTTEFIADYTARGTVLKNREDGTCIFLKKNGCSIHPDRPLVCRLYPLGRHIRYPWVESFSQFESEPGCKGTFNQGGTIETYLEEQGAFDFMRAADLYLELLCFLLETLKDKPFSPDQSDTILETVQNITQGKAGENELKWIDMDRTIADYCRRSGQPVPSTIDEKMAVHITAVRKWAA